The proteins below come from a single Staphylococcus sp. MI 10-1553 genomic window:
- a CDS encoding ABC transporter permease, whose amino-acid sequence MFLAWNEIKRNQLKFSLIIGVLLLISYLLFLLSGLARGLINMNTEGINRWDVDAIVLNKDANQTVQQSSFDTVLVKDNFDKQATLKQTAVIVSNGKIEENALLYGTQKDAFIVPKLTDGRAFTAGNEVIADGTLKEKGFKLGDTLSLSQSDESLKIVGFTESAKYNASPVLFGNNQTIEKVNPLLTQDKTNAVVVKDSDWQNQKLDKSLEAIDIDTFIENLPGYQAQNLTLNFMIGFLFIISATVIGVFLYVITLQKTHLFGVLKAQGFTNGDLVKIVLSQTFVLALIGTVSGLILTLMTGAFLPSAVPIKFDILTLIIFGIVLILVSLLGSLFSIVTIRKIDPLKAIG is encoded by the coding sequence ATGTTTTTAGCATGGAATGAAATCAAACGTAATCAACTCAAATTCAGTCTCATCATCGGGGTACTCCTCCTCATCAGCTACCTATTATTTTTACTATCTGGACTGGCGAGAGGGCTCATCAATATGAACACGGAAGGCATCAATCGTTGGGATGTAGATGCGATTGTGTTAAACAAAGATGCCAATCAAACGGTTCAACAATCAAGCTTTGACACAGTGCTTGTAAAGGATAATTTTGATAAACAAGCCACATTGAAACAGACAGCGGTCATTGTCTCCAACGGCAAAATTGAAGAAAACGCATTGCTGTATGGTACGCAAAAGGATGCATTTATTGTCCCTAAATTGACAGATGGACGGGCGTTTACTGCAGGTAATGAAGTCATCGCGGATGGCACATTGAAAGAAAAAGGGTTCAAGCTTGGGGATACGTTATCACTCTCTCAATCAGATGAATCACTCAAAATAGTAGGGTTTACTGAATCGGCGAAATACAATGCTTCTCCTGTACTCTTTGGTAATAATCAAACGATTGAAAAGGTGAATCCGCTGTTAACTCAGGACAAAACCAACGCCGTCGTTGTGAAAGATAGTGATTGGCAAAATCAAAAACTAGACAAGTCACTTGAAGCGATTGATATTGATACGTTCATTGAAAATCTGCCAGGCTATCAAGCGCAAAACTTAACGTTAAACTTTATGATTGGCTTTTTATTTATCATTTCGGCTACGGTCATCGGTGTATTTTTATATGTCATCACATTACAAAAGACGCATCTGTTTGGTGTATTGAAAGCACAAGGATTTACAAATGGAGATTTAGTGAAAATCGTATTATCTCAAACGTTTGTATTAGCGCTCATTGGTACAGTCAGTGGCTTAATTTTAACACTCATGACAGGCGCATTTTTACCTTCTGCTGTACCGATTAAGTTTGATATATTGACACTTATCATTTTTGGCATTGTCCTCATTTTAGTGTCATTATTGGGCAGTCTATTTTCAATTGTCACAATACGTAAAATTGATCCACTTAAGGCAATCGGTTAG